A stretch of the Brevinematales bacterium genome encodes the following:
- a CDS encoding DUF721 domain-containing protein, which translates to MKDRDQIYRKRYASPLPISRHIGEFLKDFVPEKQKILGRIRECWGNVAGDQIAAHAYPDDIDFKTLLINVDDPIWINELTLLKDEIFAGLKKSIPSLRMYADKIRFRNGKVILPEKPKVKPRKAIPAPPPEVIREIDDNLSIIQDAELKKALRRFFINTYETKETKE; encoded by the coding sequence ATGAAGGATAGAGATCAAATATACCGGAAGCGGTACGCAAGCCCGTTACCGATATCCCGTCATATCGGCGAGTTCCTGAAGGACTTCGTTCCCGAGAAGCAGAAAATCCTCGGGCGTATCCGCGAGTGCTGGGGGAATGTCGCCGGGGATCAGATCGCTGCGCACGCGTATCCCGACGATATCGACTTCAAGACGCTGCTGATCAATGTGGACGACCCGATATGGATCAACGAGTTGACGCTCCTCAAGGACGAGATATTCGCGGGACTGAAAAAAAGTATCCCAAGCCTCAGGATGTACGCCGATAAAATCCGTTTCCGTAACGGCAAGGTGATACTGCCCGAGAAGCCCAAGGTGAAACCGCGTAAAGCGATACCCGCGCCGCCGCCGGAAGTGATCCGGGAGATCGACGATAACCTGAGTATCATTCAGGACGCGGAGCTGAAAAAAGCGCTGCGGCGCTTCTTTATCAATACTTATGAAACTAAGGAGACCAAGGAATGA